Proteins from a genomic interval of Desulfofustis limnaeus:
- a CDS encoding heterodisulfide reductase-related iron-sulfur binding cluster, with product MEYTREIYWNVGHGALTLVPMYLLALAAIVVLVRAFFRRRIVYRLGRPLGRLDNLGERVGAMLTDTFFQKKVMRVLWPGLFHAFFFWGFVLLAIGTTLVFIQADFTDPLFDLVFLRGTFYLWFSLVLDLAGLIALIMLAGLLVRRYLVRPEGLLTGPDDALMHGLLFAILLTGFVIEGARIAVTEMGTPLAAWSPVGLLFAKAMSGIGEPGLLVLHRVLWWLHLFLAVGFIAVIPSSKFRHIFTTSANYLFADRGPKGKLVTLDLENEETEKFGATEVADLTWKDIFDADACTLCKRCQDRCPAYATGKPLSPMKLVNQIGETAFGEPDRDLIATVGKDVLWACTTCRACQEICPAGIEHVGKIVEMRRALVLMEGEFPGDEVMTAMEQTEVNGNPLGSGYASRGDWAEGLGLEIAESGTDLDVLYFVGCYASFDKRNIAVAKSFVALCRAAGVKVGILGKQEKCCGEPMRKMGNEYLYQTLAGENIEAIKQSGAARVVTTCPHCFNTLAKDYRDLGLEVEVQPHPVFLAELVGAGKLSLKARDFACTYHDSCYLGRHNDIYQPPRELIGAAGGRIVEMEKCRDEAFCCSAGGGRILAEEKIGERINVKRVQMALATGAPQLLSNCPFCLTMFEDGVKGADADGSLRPKDIAEVLADCLSESRS from the coding sequence ATGGAGTATACCCGAGAGATTTATTGGAATGTCGGACATGGAGCGTTGACCTTGGTGCCGATGTATCTGTTGGCGCTGGCTGCGATCGTGGTTCTGGTACGGGCCTTTTTCCGGCGTCGGATCGTTTATCGGCTGGGACGGCCGCTGGGCAGACTGGATAATCTGGGTGAGCGTGTTGGTGCCATGCTCACCGATACGTTCTTCCAGAAAAAAGTCATGCGCGTCCTCTGGCCGGGGCTGTTTCATGCCTTTTTTTTCTGGGGATTTGTGCTGCTGGCCATCGGCACCACCTTGGTTTTCATTCAGGCCGATTTCACCGATCCGCTCTTTGACCTGGTGTTTCTCAGGGGAACCTTCTATCTCTGGTTTTCGCTGGTGCTTGATCTGGCCGGCCTGATCGCCCTGATAATGCTTGCCGGGCTGCTGGTTCGACGCTACCTGGTTCGGCCCGAAGGGCTGCTCACCGGGCCGGACGATGCACTGATGCACGGGCTGCTGTTTGCCATTCTGCTGACCGGTTTTGTCATCGAGGGGGCCCGTATCGCCGTGACCGAAATGGGGACGCCGTTGGCAGCGTGGTCACCCGTCGGATTGCTCTTCGCCAAGGCCATGAGCGGCATCGGTGAACCCGGTCTGCTGGTGTTACATCGGGTGCTGTGGTGGCTGCACCTGTTTCTCGCGGTGGGCTTTATCGCCGTCATCCCCTCCAGCAAATTCCGTCATATTTTCACCACCAGTGCCAATTACCTCTTTGCCGACCGAGGACCGAAAGGCAAACTGGTCACGCTCGATCTGGAAAACGAGGAGACCGAGAAGTTCGGTGCCACCGAAGTTGCCGATCTGACCTGGAAGGACATCTTCGACGCCGATGCCTGTACTCTTTGCAAGCGGTGTCAGGATCGCTGTCCGGCGTATGCCACCGGTAAGCCTCTGTCGCCCATGAAGCTGGTGAATCAGATTGGCGAAACGGCCTTTGGGGAACCCGACCGTGATTTGATCGCCACCGTCGGCAAGGATGTCCTCTGGGCCTGTACCACCTGCCGGGCCTGTCAGGAGATCTGCCCCGCTGGCATCGAACACGTGGGCAAGATCGTCGAGATGCGTCGGGCTTTGGTGCTGATGGAAGGAGAGTTTCCCGGTGACGAGGTGATGACGGCCATGGAGCAGACCGAGGTCAACGGCAATCCTTTGGGCAGCGGCTATGCTTCTCGGGGTGACTGGGCGGAGGGGCTCGGGCTGGAGATAGCCGAATCAGGTACCGATCTGGACGTGCTCTATTTTGTCGGCTGTTATGCCTCTTTTGACAAGCGCAACATCGCCGTGGCCAAGAGTTTTGTTGCGCTGTGCCGGGCGGCCGGGGTCAAGGTGGGCATTCTCGGCAAGCAGGAGAAGTGTTGCGGCGAGCCGATGCGAAAAATGGGCAACGAGTACCTCTACCAGACGCTGGCCGGTGAAAATATCGAGGCCATCAAGCAAAGTGGTGCGGCCAGGGTCGTCACCACCTGCCCCCATTGTTTCAACACGCTGGCCAAGGATTATCGGGATCTGGGCCTGGAGGTGGAAGTCCAACCCCACCCGGTCTTTCTTGCCGAACTGGTTGGTGCCGGCAAGCTGTCTCTGAAGGCGCGAGATTTTGCCTGTACCTATCACGATTCCTGCTATCTGGGCCGGCACAACGACATCTATCAACCGCCGCGTGAGCTCATTGGGGCCGCCGGCGGTCGCATCGTGGAAATGGAAAAATGCCGGGACGAGGCGTTTTGCTGCAGCGCCGGCGGCGGACGCATCCTGGCCGAGGAAAAGATCGGCGAACGGATCAACGTCAAACGGGTCCAGATGGCCTTGGCCACCGGGGCTCCGCAGCTGCTGTCCAATTGCCCGTTCTGCCTGACCATGTTTGAGGATGGCGTCAAAGGCGCCGATGCCGACGGATCGTTGCGGCCCAAGGATATTGCCGAAGTCCTGGCCGATTGTCTGTCTGAGAGCAGGTCCTGA
- a CDS encoding MerR family transcriptional regulator yields the protein MTRKTIKPVQIGELAKQLGITTRTIRYYEEIGLMGKSDRLGGSTRMYDKDDILRLKFILKMKAMGVSLKEIQELSEIFDINDQDFSTITPKLIEILDQHIARVDEKMAKLSSLRNDIVNYRVRIMDLLKNGHAI from the coding sequence ATGACTCGAAAAACGATCAAACCGGTACAAATTGGCGAGTTGGCAAAACAACTCGGTATAACGACTAGAACCATCCGCTATTACGAAGAAATCGGTCTCATGGGCAAATCGGACCGACTCGGGGGCAGCACCCGGATGTACGACAAGGATGATATCCTGCGCCTCAAGTTCATCTTGAAAATGAAGGCGATGGGCGTCTCGCTGAAAGAGATCCAGGAACTCTCCGAAATCTTCGATATCAACGACCAGGACTTTTCCACCATTACGCCCAAACTCATAGAAATTCTTGACCAGCATATCGCCAGGGTCGATGAAAAAATGGCGAAGCTCTCGTCCCTGCGCAACGATATTGTCAACTATCGGGTTCGGATCATGGATCTGTTGAAAAATGGCCACGCCATCTGA
- the mtnA gene encoding S-methyl-5-thioribose-1-phosphate isomerase: MTPLTSGCLRYDGSSLFILDQSLLPHQEVWQCCDDVPTLIELMRRLAIRGAPAIGVAAALLLAVCAERGRAPHQLRADALRLRDARPTAYNLMGSIDRLLPLMTAADYPRSLVQEAVSIHREDVESCARMALSGARLLGDSEKILTICNTGSLATAGEGTAFGVIARAQREGKRPFVWVAETRPLLQGGRLTAWECLQAGIEHRIICDSAAPALMRQGMVQRVLVGSDRIAANGDFANKIGTYALAVAARYHRIPFYVVAPVTTVDPGCPNGEAIPIEQRDAQEIRGVSGAFGCCRWAPERSEVANPAFDITPAGLVTAWILDSGLYLPEDIGPQSWWQRKRGQP, encoded by the coding sequence ATGACTCCGCTTACCAGCGGGTGTCTCCGCTATGACGGCAGCTCACTGTTTATTTTGGACCAGAGTCTGTTGCCGCACCAGGAGGTTTGGCAGTGTTGTGATGATGTTCCCACCTTGATCGAATTGATGCGTCGTCTGGCCATTCGCGGGGCGCCGGCGATCGGCGTTGCTGCAGCCCTGCTGCTGGCCGTGTGTGCCGAGCGGGGCAGAGCGCCGCACCAGTTACGGGCAGACGCCTTGCGTTTGCGTGACGCCCGTCCCACCGCATACAACCTGATGGGCAGTATCGATCGGCTGTTGCCGTTGATGACGGCTGCCGACTATCCTCGATCACTGGTCCAGGAAGCGGTCAGCATCCATCGCGAAGACGTTGAGTCATGTGCTCGAATGGCCCTTTCGGGAGCCCGCTTGCTCGGCGATTCTGAAAAAATACTGACTATTTGCAACACCGGATCCCTGGCCACTGCCGGGGAAGGGACCGCCTTCGGGGTGATCGCCCGGGCGCAACGGGAAGGAAAGCGGCCGTTCGTCTGGGTGGCGGAAACGCGGCCGCTCCTGCAAGGAGGACGCTTGACCGCTTGGGAATGCCTGCAAGCCGGGATCGAGCATCGAATAATCTGTGACTCGGCGGCACCGGCTCTGATGCGTCAGGGGATGGTGCAGCGTGTTCTGGTCGGGAGTGACCGGATTGCCGCGAACGGTGATTTCGCCAACAAGATTGGCACCTATGCTTTGGCGGTTGCCGCCCGTTATCATCGAATTCCGTTCTACGTGGTGGCGCCGGTTACCACCGTCGATCCAGGTTGCCCCAACGGCGAGGCCATTCCCATAGAACAACGGGATGCTCAGGAGATCAGAGGGGTGAGCGGTGCTTTCGGTTGCTGCCGGTGGGCGCCTGAACGCAGCGAGGTGGCCAATCCGGCCTTCGATATCACGCCTGCCGGGCTGGTAACTGCCTGGATCCTGGACAGCGGCTTGTACCTGCCCGAAGATATCGGGCCGCAGAGTTGGTGGCAAAGAAAAAGGGGACAGCCATGA
- a CDS encoding DUF554 domain-containing protein produces the protein MFGTIVNALAIIAGSLLGLLFSKGIAERYKEIILSGVGLAVVLIGIRSALSSDDLMVVIFSMIIGAVIGEFLAIEKRLARFGTFLEKTVAAKSSDTSSFARGFVTASLVFCVGSMAIVGSLESGLTGNHQTLFAKSILDGVTSIIFASAMGLGVLFSSLAVFLYQGLITLTAVFLKNFLVPETISQMTSVGGLLILAIGLNMLKITTIRVGNLLPGIFLPLVYFMALQLRWW, from the coding sequence ATGTTCGGCACCATCGTCAACGCGCTGGCCATCATCGCCGGCAGCCTGCTCGGCCTCCTTTTCAGCAAGGGGATTGCGGAGCGTTACAAGGAGATCATCCTGAGCGGTGTCGGCCTTGCCGTGGTTTTGATCGGCATCAGGAGCGCGCTCAGTTCAGACGATCTGATGGTGGTGATTTTTTCGATGATCATCGGGGCGGTGATCGGCGAGTTTCTGGCCATCGAAAAACGGTTGGCCCGTTTCGGCACCTTTCTGGAAAAAACGGTTGCCGCCAAATCGAGCGACACCAGTTCCTTTGCCCGCGGCTTCGTCACCGCCAGCCTGGTGTTCTGTGTCGGCTCGATGGCTATCGTCGGCTCTCTGGAGAGCGGTCTTACCGGCAATCATCAAACGCTGTTCGCCAAATCGATTCTCGACGGAGTTACGTCGATCATCTTCGCTTCGGCAATGGGGCTTGGCGTTTTGTTCTCCAGCCTGGCCGTCTTCCTCTATCAGGGCCTGATTACGCTGACTGCCGTCTTCCTCAAGAATTTTCTGGTCCCTGAGACAATCAGCCAGATGACCTCGGTGGGTGGCCTGTTGATCCTGGCCATCGGTTTGAACATGCTAAAGATAACAACCATCCGGGTGGGCAACCTGCTCCCCGGCATCTTCCTGCCGCTCGTCTACTTCATGGCACTGCAGCTTCGCTGGTGGTGA
- a CDS encoding methyl-accepting chemotaxis protein codes for MKVTSIRFKLLVGGVILVLLPLIIVGLISVVKSTNALDQLGKEGAQDVAADLARLVDNILVEEKKIAEVFAADRKIIEVAEKVKQDGVDGAAAEISRLFADLTAQFGQLGDNYQGIFVTDRSGLLYTGVLDSGKEYKGSNIEQRDYFQEVKRSGKTVVGEVVRSQATQKLISVVCAPITSSSAEFLGTFGLVMKVDFLVDLVAGRKIGETGYGFMTDHTGLILAHPKREFILDLNPAEIEGMEAFMQSMLAGKRSVEDYVFQGIDKVAGYAPLAEVKWFIAATQDTEEFLAAAHSIRNLILLVGLIALIVTVVLVFVAALAIVKPINDAVAGLKDIAEGEGDLTMRLQVKSKDEVGEMALWFNTFIEKLQGIIKRIAQNSSVVGSSSTDLLSIAGELSSGAEDTSKRARNVATAAEEMSANLNNVAAAMEQSATNTNMVAAASEQMTSTINEIAENAEKARSVSTDAVRQAENAAGKMGELGQAAEKIGRVTETITEISEQTNLLALNATIEAARAGEAGKGFAVVANEIKELAKQTAEATLDIKNLIEEVQRTTQSTGVEIDQISTVISGVNDIVATIATAVEEQTAATQEIANNITQASQGIQEVNENVSQSSIVANDISKDISEVNAAAEAINRSSKLVEESSKSLQKMAGELNTIVGGFKV; via the coding sequence ATGAAAGTTACGTCAATCAGGTTCAAGTTGCTGGTGGGGGGCGTTATTCTGGTCTTGCTGCCGTTGATTATCGTTGGCTTGATCTCGGTGGTCAAGTCGACCAACGCGCTGGATCAGCTGGGCAAGGAGGGGGCTCAGGACGTGGCTGCCGATCTGGCTCGATTGGTCGACAATATTTTGGTGGAGGAAAAGAAGATCGCCGAGGTCTTCGCTGCTGATCGGAAAATTATTGAGGTGGCCGAGAAGGTCAAGCAGGATGGTGTCGACGGAGCGGCAGCGGAGATCAGCCGGTTGTTTGCTGATTTGACGGCCCAGTTTGGCCAGCTCGGTGATAATTACCAGGGAATTTTCGTCACCGATAGGAGCGGGTTGCTCTACACCGGCGTGTTGGATAGCGGCAAGGAGTACAAGGGATCCAATATCGAGCAACGGGATTATTTTCAAGAGGTTAAGCGTTCCGGCAAGACGGTGGTCGGGGAGGTGGTGCGTTCCCAGGCGACACAGAAACTGATCAGTGTCGTCTGTGCCCCGATCACGTCCTCATCCGCGGAGTTCCTTGGGACCTTTGGTTTGGTGATGAAAGTCGACTTCCTCGTCGATCTCGTCGCCGGTCGTAAGATTGGCGAGACCGGCTACGGTTTCATGACCGATCATACGGGGTTGATCCTGGCGCATCCCAAACGGGAATTTATCCTGGATCTCAATCCTGCTGAGATAGAGGGCATGGAGGCGTTCATGCAGTCCATGCTGGCCGGAAAGCGCAGCGTCGAGGACTATGTTTTCCAAGGTATCGACAAAGTAGCCGGTTATGCGCCCCTGGCCGAGGTCAAATGGTTTATTGCCGCCACTCAGGACACTGAGGAATTCCTCGCGGCGGCCCACTCCATCCGCAATCTGATCCTGCTGGTTGGGTTGATTGCGTTGATCGTTACCGTGGTTCTGGTGTTCGTTGCAGCGTTGGCCATCGTCAAGCCGATCAACGATGCGGTGGCCGGCCTGAAGGATATCGCCGAGGGTGAGGGCGACCTGACCATGCGCCTGCAGGTGAAGTCGAAAGACGAAGTGGGCGAGATGGCCTTGTGGTTCAACACCTTCATCGAGAAATTGCAGGGCATCATCAAGCGGATTGCTCAAAACTCGTCAGTGGTGGGTAGCTCGTCGACGGATCTGTTGTCGATCGCCGGGGAGTTGTCGAGCGGTGCCGAGGATACCTCGAAGCGGGCCCGAAACGTGGCGACTGCGGCAGAGGAGATGAGCGCCAATCTGAACAACGTGGCGGCGGCGATGGAGCAATCGGCGACCAACACCAACATGGTGGCGGCAGCCTCCGAGCAGATGACCTCGACGATCAACGAGATTGCGGAGAATGCGGAGAAAGCGCGCAGCGTTTCCACCGACGCGGTGCGGCAGGCGGAAAACGCCGCCGGCAAAATGGGCGAACTTGGGCAGGCGGCGGAGAAGATCGGTCGGGTGACGGAGACGATCACCGAGATCTCGGAACAGACCAACCTGCTGGCCTTGAACGCCACCATCGAGGCGGCCCGTGCCGGTGAGGCGGGCAAGGGCTTTGCGGTGGTGGCCAACGAGATCAAGGAACTGGCCAAGCAGACTGCTGAAGCGACGCTGGACATCAAGAACCTGATCGAAGAGGTGCAGCGAACGACGCAATCGACGGGGGTGGAGATCGATCAGATCTCGACGGTGATCAGCGGCGTCAACGACATTGTGGCGACGATCGCCACGGCGGTGGAGGAGCAGACGGCGGCGACCCAGGAGATAGCCAACAATATCACCCAGGCCAGCCAGGGCATTCAGGAGGTGAACGAGAACGTCAGCCAGAGTTCGATCGTGGCCAACGACATTTCCAAGGACATTTCGGAGGTGAATGCGGCGGCGGAAGCCATCAACCGGAGCAGCAAGTTGGTGGAGGAGAGTTCCAAGAGCCTGCAGAAGATGGCCGGCGAGCTGAACACCATCGTCGGCGGTTTCAAAGTCTGA
- a CDS encoding cold-shock protein, whose protein sequence is MSEGTVKWFNDAKGFGFIEQDGGQDVFVHHSAIQADGFRTLAEGERVRFEIVDGAKGPAAKNVQKI, encoded by the coding sequence ATGTCAGAAGGAACAGTGAAATGGTTTAATGATGCAAAGGGTTTTGGCTTTATCGAGCAAGACGGAGGTCAGGATGTTTTTGTGCATCATTCCGCTATTCAAGCAGATGGCTTCCGGACCCTCGCCGAGGGCGAACGGGTGAGATTCGAGATTGTCGACGGAGCGAAAGGACCGGCAGCCAAAAACGTGCAGAAAATTTAA
- a CDS encoding class II aldolase/adducin family protein yields the protein MMGNDWSGREGVCKFQVSFERRDDCLSADAIREIESWRRILHRLQLIGQSVDRYGGYGYGNISRRYRRDGIDGFIVTGTQTGGHPSLTTTHYALVTGWDPAANSVAARGAVPPSSEALTHGQIYRLDPEVQCVVHGHCPEIWERSDELGLLTTAPEALYGTVAMAAEVERLFYAARAVGSRVLVMGGHRDGVLSYGASPRQAVVALVETLALALAWPND from the coding sequence ATGATGGGCAATGATTGGTCGGGACGAGAGGGTGTCTGCAAGTTTCAGGTGTCTTTTGAGCGGAGGGATGACTGTCTGAGCGCTGATGCCATCCGGGAGATCGAGTCCTGGCGCAGAATCCTGCATCGCCTGCAACTCATCGGCCAGTCGGTCGATCGCTACGGCGGCTATGGGTACGGTAATATCAGTAGGCGTTATCGGCGGGACGGCATCGACGGGTTTATCGTTACCGGCACCCAAACCGGCGGCCACCCTTCTCTGACGACCACGCACTACGCCCTGGTTACCGGATGGGACCCGGCTGCCAACAGCGTTGCCGCCCGAGGCGCGGTGCCTCCGTCTTCGGAGGCCTTGACCCATGGCCAGATCTACCGATTGGACCCGGAGGTACAGTGCGTCGTTCACGGACATTGCCCGGAAATCTGGGAGCGGAGCGATGAACTTGGGCTATTGACGACAGCTCCCGAAGCGCTTTATGGGACGGTCGCCATGGCCGCCGAGGTGGAGCGGCTCTTTTATGCAGCACGAGCGGTGGGAAGCCGGGTCCTGGTCATGGGCGGCCACCGAGACGGCGTCCTCAGTTACGGTGCCAGCCCGCGTCAAGCCGTGGTGGCGTTGGTTGAGACCTTGGCGCTGGCCCTTGCCTGGCCGAACGATTGA
- a CDS encoding carbon-nitrogen hydrolase family protein — protein sequence MRVGCAQLNSRDDREANLKAAEAAIVTLAEAGARLVMLPEHFDFIGPEQAKREHAKPLVEAGWLPRFRALSRSCGIYLHIGSFLEKAGERLYNTGVVIDPAGTIIASYRKIHLFDVEIPGGLCYRESDLITPGDTVVTCTIDGVVFGMATCYDLRFPELFRRLVSHGATVLLVPAAFTLQTGRDHWEVLLRARAIENLCWVVAAGQWGTAPPEHLLYGRSMVINPWGVVVAQASDGVTTIVADLDLEELHRVRQRFPALQHRRMDLFGER from the coding sequence ATGAGAGTCGGATGTGCCCAGCTCAACAGCAGAGATGACCGGGAGGCCAATTTGAAAGCTGCCGAAGCGGCGATCGTGACGCTTGCCGAAGCCGGCGCCCGATTGGTCATGTTACCCGAGCATTTCGATTTCATCGGGCCGGAGCAGGCGAAACGTGAACACGCAAAGCCTCTGGTCGAGGCCGGCTGGTTGCCCCGTTTTCGAGCACTGTCCCGTTCCTGCGGGATTTATCTCCATATCGGCAGCTTTCTGGAGAAAGCGGGTGAACGTCTGTACAATACCGGGGTTGTCATTGACCCCGCCGGCACGATTATCGCCTCTTACCGCAAAATCCATCTGTTTGACGTGGAGATCCCGGGCGGGCTCTGTTACCGCGAATCGGACCTGATTACCCCCGGCGATACGGTGGTTACCTGCACCATCGATGGCGTGGTCTTCGGTATGGCGACCTGCTATGATCTCCGTTTTCCCGAGCTGTTTCGCCGTTTGGTGAGCCACGGCGCGACGGTTCTGCTGGTGCCCGCCGCTTTTACCCTGCAAACCGGCCGGGATCACTGGGAAGTTCTGCTGCGGGCCCGGGCCATCGAGAACCTGTGTTGGGTCGTCGCCGCCGGCCAGTGGGGCACAGCTCCTCCCGAACACCTGTTGTACGGCCGCAGCATGGTGATCAACCCCTGGGGTGTGGTCGTCGCTCAGGCAAGCGATGGGGTTACGACCATCGTCGCCGACCTCGATCTCGAGGAACTACATCGGGTTCGCCAACGGTTCCCGGCGTTGCAGCACCGGAGGATGGATCTGTTTGGTGAGCGCTGA